A window of Hymenobacter aerilatus contains these coding sequences:
- a CDS encoding MFS transporter — METTRTIENKIGNYRWTICGLVFFATTVNYLDRAVISLLKPYLETEFNWNAGDYANIEIAFKLAYSLGMLGVGRVIDKLGTKIGYAMSTFLWSLAAVGHAFVSSTFGFSVARGFLGITEAGNFPAAIKTTAEWFPQKERALATGIFNSGANVGAIIAPLTVPLIAETIGWRWAFILTGALGFVWLILWFMYYEVPNRHAKLTKAEFEYIHSDVDDQAAASITTEPKVSWLKLLTFRQTWGFVLGKFLTDPIWWFYLFWLPDFLNKQYGLQGTQVALPVALVYVLSSVGSVGGGWIPLNFIRNGWPAFKARKTSMLLIALCVFPIVFAQQLGQVNMWLAVLVIGLAAAAHQAWSANIFTTVSDMFPKRAVASVTGIGGMAGGLGGILLSALVQKRMFVYYESIGELDKAYYIMFWICGGAYLLAWVLMHFLAPHMKQIKLDDVPGANAPTA, encoded by the coding sequence ATGGAGACGACTAGGACGATAGAGAATAAGATAGGGAATTACCGCTGGACCATTTGCGGGCTGGTATTTTTTGCCACCACCGTCAACTACCTGGACCGGGCTGTTATTTCGCTGCTGAAGCCCTACCTGGAAACGGAATTCAACTGGAATGCCGGTGACTACGCCAACATTGAAATTGCCTTCAAGCTGGCCTACTCGCTGGGCATGCTGGGGGTAGGGCGCGTGATTGACAAGCTGGGTACCAAAATCGGCTACGCCATGTCCACGTTTTTGTGGAGCCTGGCAGCGGTAGGGCACGCCTTTGTGAGCAGCACCTTTGGGTTCAGCGTGGCGCGGGGCTTTTTAGGTATCACAGAAGCTGGCAACTTCCCGGCGGCCATCAAAACCACGGCTGAGTGGTTTCCGCAGAAGGAGCGGGCCTTGGCCACGGGGATTTTCAATTCGGGTGCCAACGTAGGGGCCATTATTGCCCCGCTCACCGTGCCGCTCATCGCCGAGACAATTGGTTGGCGCTGGGCCTTTATCCTGACGGGCGCCCTGGGCTTTGTGTGGCTGATTTTGTGGTTTATGTACTACGAAGTACCCAACCGCCACGCCAAGCTTACCAAAGCCGAGTTTGAATACATTCACAGCGACGTTGACGACCAGGCGGCGGCTTCTATCACCACCGAGCCCAAGGTTTCGTGGCTGAAGCTGCTGACGTTTCGCCAGACCTGGGGTTTCGTGCTAGGCAAGTTCCTGACTGACCCTATCTGGTGGTTCTACCTGTTCTGGTTGCCCGATTTTCTCAACAAGCAATATGGTCTGCAAGGCACGCAGGTGGCCCTACCCGTGGCCCTGGTCTATGTGCTGTCCAGCGTAGGTAGCGTGGGTGGCGGCTGGATTCCGCTGAACTTCATCCGCAACGGCTGGCCGGCTTTCAAAGCCCGCAAAACCTCTATGCTGCTCATCGCGCTGTGCGTATTCCCGATTGTGTTTGCGCAGCAGCTGGGCCAAGTAAATATGTGGCTGGCCGTGCTGGTAATCGGTTTGGCCGCCGCTGCTCACCAGGCTTGGAGCGCTAATATTTTCACCACCGTATCGGATATGTTCCCGAAGCGGGCCGTGGCTTCTGTAACGGGCATCGGAGGAATGGCCGGTGGGTTGGGCGGAATTCTGCTGTCGGCGTTGGTGCAGAAGCGCATGTTTGTGTACTACGAAAGCATTGGAGAGCTCGACAAGGCCTATTACATCATGTTCTGGATTTGCGGCGGGGCCTACCTGCTGGCCTGGGTGCTAATGCACTTCCTGGCGCCTCACATGAAACAGATCAAGCTCGACGACGTGCCGGGTGCCAATGCACCTACCGCTTAA
- a CDS encoding nuclear transport factor 2 family protein, whose amino-acid sequence MKKALYVWLLVLLPALSFAQTPTAKDKAAVQEVERLERQRFEAQVKKDYAFLEKAFADDLVYTHSNGKQNGKTDYIQSIRDGKSQYEKIDVEALNVRTYNNGQTAVVNGTITITLPPTADANPNLAHIKYVVVQIKDPKKGWQVVLWQSQKQAK is encoded by the coding sequence ATGAAAAAAGCACTGTATGTATGGCTGTTGGTACTCCTGCCCGCCCTCAGCTTTGCCCAAACGCCTACCGCCAAAGACAAAGCCGCCGTGCAGGAGGTAGAGCGCCTGGAGCGTCAGCGCTTTGAGGCGCAGGTGAAAAAGGATTACGCTTTCCTGGAAAAAGCCTTCGCCGACGACCTTGTGTATACGCACTCCAACGGCAAGCAAAACGGCAAAACGGACTACATCCAAAGCATCCGCGACGGCAAAAGTCAGTACGAGAAAATCGACGTGGAAGCCCTGAACGTGCGCACCTACAACAACGGCCAAACAGCCGTGGTGAACGGTACCATCACCATCACCTTACCCCCCACGGCCGACGCCAACCCCAATCTGGCCCACATTAAGTACGTGGTGGTACAGATCAAAGACCCCAAAAAAGGCTGGCAGGTAGTGCTGTGGCAGTCGCAGAAACAAGCCAAATAA
- the fbp gene encoding class 1 fructose-bisphosphatase: MSHRPLEDTIAQPVGTTLERYIMRTQSEFPYATGELSQLLRDIALAGKIVSREINRAGLAEVAGAFGQQNVQGEQQQKLDVVANIRFIRALTNGGQACAVLSEEEDGIVHTGNVQGKYVVAIDPLDGSSNIDVNVSIGTIFSIYRRVSPYGAPATEADFLQGGRRQIAAGYILYGSSTMLVYTTGHGVVGFTYESSLGEFFLSHPRMIIPETGSIFSCNEGNWHDYPEYVRDYLTRCKERRCSGRYVGSLVADYHRNLLVGGIYLYPPTQKNPDGKLRLLYESFPLAFVIEQAGGRAEAGPGRGRVMDLIPTHFHQRTPLFTGSYSLVDELLGMETT, encoded by the coding sequence ATGAGTCATCGTCCGCTAGAAGACACCATTGCCCAGCCTGTGGGTACCACCCTGGAGCGCTATATTATGCGCACCCAAAGCGAGTTTCCGTACGCCACCGGGGAGTTGTCGCAGCTGCTGCGTGATATAGCGCTGGCCGGCAAAATCGTGAGCCGGGAGATTAATCGGGCAGGGCTGGCGGAAGTAGCGGGTGCCTTTGGGCAGCAGAATGTACAGGGCGAGCAGCAGCAAAAGCTGGACGTGGTAGCGAATATCCGCTTCATTCGAGCACTTACCAACGGCGGACAAGCCTGCGCGGTGCTTTCTGAGGAGGAAGACGGAATTGTGCATACCGGCAATGTGCAGGGCAAATACGTGGTGGCCATCGACCCGCTAGACGGCTCGTCTAATATCGATGTAAACGTTAGCATCGGCACCATTTTCAGCATCTACCGCCGCGTGTCGCCCTACGGCGCGCCGGCCACGGAGGCCGATTTTTTGCAGGGTGGCCGTCGGCAGATAGCGGCGGGCTATATTCTGTATGGCTCTAGCACCATGCTGGTATACACCACCGGGCACGGGGTAGTGGGCTTCACCTACGAAAGCTCTCTGGGTGAGTTCTTCCTCTCGCACCCGCGCATGATCATTCCGGAGACCGGCAGCATTTTCTCCTGCAACGAGGGTAACTGGCACGACTACCCCGAGTACGTGCGCGATTACCTCACGCGCTGCAAAGAGCGCCGGTGCAGTGGCCGCTACGTGGGCTCCCTGGTGGCCGACTATCACCGCAACCTGCTGGTAGGGGGTATTTACCTCTACCCACCTACCCAGAAAAATCCTGATGGCAAGCTGCGCCTGCTCTACGAGTCATTTCCGCTAGCCTTTGTGATTGAGCAGGCTGGGGGTAGGGCCGAAGCCGGCCCCGGCCGGGGCCGAGTAATGGACCTGATACCGACGCACTTTCATCAGCGCACGCCCCTGTTTACGGGTTCCTACTCGTTGGTAGATGAACTGCTGGGCATGGAAACCACCTAG
- a CDS encoding glycoside hydrolase family 28 protein, whose protein sequence is MTYQIPFLLAAAAVLTATAPATGQVRPTFSVKPTQFSTDTVSLLNYGGKADGQTLNTTAFQQAIAAASQKKGVVLIPAGLWLTGPIELKSNVNLHLAKGALVQFTADKSQYPLIKTNWEGVDAVRNQSPISGMDLTNVAITGPGVFDGNGDAWRPVKKEKLTAGQWKKLVASGGAVNEKKDYWFPSEQALKASTMPEPGVIKPGKTEPADFAAIKDFLRPNMLSLQRCKQVLLEDFTIQNSPAWTIHPLLCEDVTIRRVTARNPWYGQNTDALDLESCKNGLVEDCVFDVGDDGICIKSGKNEQGRKRGVPTENFVFRNCKVYQAHGGFVIGSEMSGGARNLFVYNCSFIGTDVGLRFKTTRGRGGVVEKIYVDGVTMTDIAGQAILFDMYYAAKDPVPASGEAEALPEIKAEPLNEGTPQFRDFTINNVVCRGAETGILIRGLPEMSIKNILIQNTVLESDKGMVCQEAEGITLKNVALLSKNTKPVMEIQNSQQVVVDNLRYPGNAELLVRLSGDRTKAVKLTNTDTKAAKKDVELGQKVPKKAISVSKR, encoded by the coding sequence ATGACGTATCAAATTCCCTTTCTGCTTGCCGCAGCAGCTGTGCTGACCGCAACGGCGCCAGCTACTGGGCAGGTTCGCCCTACCTTCTCGGTAAAGCCTACCCAGTTCTCGACCGATACGGTGAGCCTGCTCAACTACGGTGGCAAGGCCGATGGTCAGACGCTGAACACCACCGCATTTCAGCAGGCTATAGCCGCTGCTAGTCAGAAGAAAGGGGTAGTGCTGATACCGGCTGGCCTATGGCTAACCGGGCCCATCGAGCTGAAAAGCAACGTGAACCTGCACCTGGCCAAAGGAGCCCTAGTGCAGTTTACGGCCGATAAAAGCCAGTACCCGCTCATTAAAACCAACTGGGAGGGGGTAGACGCCGTGCGCAACCAGTCGCCCATTTCGGGCATGGACCTGACCAACGTGGCCATCACCGGGCCAGGTGTGTTCGACGGCAACGGTGACGCGTGGCGCCCCGTGAAAAAGGAGAAGCTCACGGCCGGGCAGTGGAAAAAGCTAGTGGCCTCGGGTGGTGCCGTGAACGAGAAAAAAGACTATTGGTTTCCATCGGAGCAGGCCCTGAAGGCCTCCACCATGCCGGAGCCGGGTGTCATCAAGCCGGGCAAAACGGAGCCGGCCGATTTCGCGGCCATCAAAGACTTCCTGCGGCCCAACATGCTCAGCCTGCAACGCTGCAAGCAAGTGCTGCTGGAAGACTTCACCATTCAGAACTCGCCGGCCTGGACCATACACCCCCTGTTGTGCGAAGACGTGACCATCCGCCGCGTGACGGCCAGAAACCCCTGGTACGGCCAAAATACCGATGCCCTGGACCTGGAATCGTGTAAAAATGGACTGGTAGAGGACTGCGTGTTTGATGTGGGCGACGATGGTATCTGCATCAAGTCGGGTAAGAACGAGCAGGGCCGCAAGCGCGGGGTGCCCACCGAGAACTTCGTGTTTCGCAACTGCAAGGTGTACCAGGCCCACGGTGGCTTCGTGATTGGCTCGGAGATGTCGGGCGGGGCGCGCAACCTGTTTGTCTACAACTGCTCCTTCATCGGCACCGATGTGGGCCTGCGCTTCAAGACCACGCGGGGTAGGGGCGGTGTTGTAGAGAAAATCTACGTGGACGGCGTGACCATGACCGACATTGCCGGGCAGGCCATCCTGTTTGATATGTATTACGCTGCCAAAGATCCGGTGCCCGCCAGCGGCGAAGCCGAGGCCCTACCCGAAATCAAGGCCGAACCCCTGAACGAGGGTACTCCCCAATTCCGCGACTTTACCATCAACAACGTGGTATGCAGAGGCGCCGAAACCGGCATCCTCATCCGGGGCCTACCCGAAATGAGCATCAAAAACATCCTGATTCAGAACACGGTATTAGAGAGCGACAAGGGCATGGTGTGCCAGGAAGCCGAGGGCATTACGCTGAAAAATGTGGCTTTACTGAGCAAGAACACCAAGCCCGTCATGGAAATTCAGAACAGTCAGCAGGTGGTCGTTGACAACCTGCGCTACCCCGGCAACGCCGAGTTGCTGGTGCGCCTCAGCGGTGACCGGACCAAGGCCGTAAAGCTGACCAACACGGACACCAAAGCCGCCAAAAAAGACGTGGAGTTGGGCCAGAAAGTGCCGAAGAAGGCTATTTCGGTTTCTAAACGATAA
- a CDS encoding glycoside hydrolase family 88 protein, which translates to MFFSRLFLSGLLLTSAASMAQTPTPAPPMSQRMADAFISWYPDSIVIGNRKTARWDYEQGLMLKALERVWQRSGDGKYFTYIQKDLDQFVQPDGSIRTYKAADYNLDNLATGHALLLLSQVTLPKKTDKYQKAAQLLRQQLEGQPRTKAGGFWHKKVYPNQMWLDGLYMAEPFYAEYSQVFNQPQGFDDVAKQFALIEKNLVDPKTGLLYHGYDESREQKWANKQTGQSPNFWDRGMGWYAMALVDVLDYFPQNHPQRQQLIKDLQRLAPVLAKYQDAKTGTWSLVVDQAGRKGNYAEASGSSMFVYALAKGVRMGYLDKKYLQNAQKGYDGLLKTFVSTENNALALNGTVSVGGLGGNPYRDGSYEYYLSEPLRKNDLKGVGPFILASVEIEIARENSVGQGKTVGLDYYFNHELRQNPLTGQQEQWHYTWEDRTHGGFWLWGNQFRELGARTVAVPTAPTPATLKGLNVYIIVDPDTKKETPQPNYVQPADSKVITDWVKAGGTLVLMANDTSNCEIPRFNELAKNFGIQFLPQNINMVKGSQFEQGRVDIPAGNAIFKNARAAYIKELAPLGLSGPAKANVTQGGNVIIATAKVGKGTVFAVGDPWLYTEYVDGRKIPAVYQNFDAGKDLAAWLLRQK; encoded by the coding sequence ATGTTCTTTTCCCGCCTGTTTCTTTCCGGCTTGCTGCTGACCTCGGCTGCAAGTATGGCTCAAACGCCTACCCCTGCGCCGCCCATGTCGCAGCGCATGGCCGATGCCTTCATCTCCTGGTACCCCGATTCCATTGTCATTGGCAACCGCAAAACTGCCCGTTGGGACTACGAGCAGGGCCTGATGCTGAAGGCCTTGGAACGCGTGTGGCAACGCTCCGGCGACGGTAAGTACTTCACCTACATCCAGAAAGACCTCGATCAATTTGTGCAGCCCGATGGTAGCATCCGCACCTATAAAGCTGCCGACTACAACCTTGATAACCTGGCCACCGGCCACGCGCTGCTGCTGCTGAGCCAGGTTACCTTACCCAAGAAAACCGATAAGTACCAGAAGGCCGCTCAGCTGCTACGGCAGCAGCTGGAAGGTCAGCCGCGCACCAAGGCGGGCGGCTTTTGGCACAAGAAGGTGTACCCCAATCAGATGTGGCTCGATGGGCTCTACATGGCTGAGCCGTTCTACGCCGAGTACAGTCAGGTATTCAACCAGCCTCAGGGCTTCGACGACGTAGCCAAACAGTTTGCGCTGATTGAGAAAAACCTCGTCGACCCCAAAACCGGCCTGCTCTACCACGGCTACGACGAAAGCCGGGAGCAAAAGTGGGCCAACAAGCAAACCGGTCAGTCGCCCAACTTTTGGGACCGGGGCATGGGCTGGTACGCCATGGCCCTGGTGGACGTGCTTGACTATTTCCCCCAGAACCACCCGCAACGCCAGCAACTCATCAAGGACTTACAGCGCCTGGCCCCCGTGCTGGCCAAGTATCAGGATGCCAAAACTGGTACTTGGTCGCTGGTGGTAGACCAGGCCGGACGTAAGGGCAACTACGCCGAAGCCTCGGGCAGCAGCATGTTTGTGTATGCCTTGGCCAAGGGCGTGCGCATGGGCTACCTTGATAAGAAGTATCTGCAAAACGCTCAGAAAGGCTACGACGGCCTGCTGAAAACCTTCGTTTCGACGGAAAATAACGCGCTGGCCCTCAACGGCACCGTAAGTGTGGGCGGCCTAGGCGGCAACCCCTACCGCGACGGCAGCTACGAGTACTACCTCTCCGAGCCCCTGCGCAAAAACGACCTGAAGGGGGTAGGGCCCTTCATTCTGGCGAGCGTGGAAATAGAAATTGCCCGCGAAAACAGCGTGGGCCAGGGCAAAACCGTGGGGCTGGATTACTACTTCAACCACGAGCTGCGCCAGAACCCGCTCACGGGCCAGCAGGAGCAGTGGCACTACACCTGGGAAGACCGCACGCACGGCGGTTTCTGGCTGTGGGGCAACCAGTTCCGGGAGCTGGGCGCCCGCACCGTGGCCGTGCCCACGGCGCCTACCCCCGCCACCCTCAAAGGCCTGAACGTCTACATCATCGTTGACCCCGATACCAAAAAGGAAACGCCTCAGCCCAACTACGTGCAACCTGCTGATAGCAAAGTTATAACGGATTGGGTGAAGGCGGGCGGCACACTGGTGCTGATGGCCAACGACACGTCGAACTGCGAGATTCCGCGCTTCAACGAATTGGCCAAAAACTTCGGCATCCAGTTCCTACCCCAAAACATCAACATGGTGAAAGGCAGCCAGTTTGAGCAGGGCCGCGTGGATATTCCCGCCGGCAACGCCATTTTCAAAAATGCTCGTGCGGCCTATATCAAGGAGCTGGCGCCGCTGGGGTTATCGGGGCCAGCCAAGGCTAATGTAACGCAAGGTGGCAACGTTATCATTGCCACGGCCAAGGTAGGGAAGGGAACCGTCTTCGCTGTGGGCGACCCATGGTTATACACCGAGTACGTGGACGGCCGCAAGATTCCGGCGGTGTACCAAAACTTCGACGCTGGTAAGGATTTGGCCGCGTGGCTGCTGCGACAGAAGTAG
- a CDS encoding glycoside hydrolase family 43 protein: MPTLTLAQTSTLSKVWVPDLGNGTYKNPVLYADYSDPDAIRVGEDYYLVSSSFNSVPGLQILHSKDLVNWSLVSAVFSEQQPAERFQKPQHGGGVWAPAIRYHKGLYYIYYPDPDLGIFVTRAQHPAGPWEPPILVKEAKGWIDPCPFWDDNGRAYLVHAFAGSRAGFKSVLAVSEMTPDGLQLLGDEVLVFDGHAKHPTLEGPKFYKRNGYYYIFAPGGGVAPGWQVVLRSKNVFGPYEDRIVLAQGNTPVNGPHQGAWVDTNTGQDWFLHFQDQGAYGRVVHLQPMRWLNDWPIIGDDPDGDGTGQPVLTHKKPVIKGKAQPLTTPATSDEFDTPELGLQWQWHANPQAGWAFPMPAQSQLRLYTVPMPTDLKNFWQVPNLLLQKLPAETFTTTTKVTFTPRLEGEKVGLVMMGLDYAYLSLTNENGQLRVSQTTCSNADKLTPETTAAPVTTLPAGQPVYLRVAVRPGAKCQFSYSTDGNTFQMIGNEFQAREGRWIGAKMGLFALRPGQTNDAGSMDVDWFRVE, translated from the coding sequence TTGCCTACTCTAACCCTGGCGCAAACCAGCACGCTCTCCAAAGTGTGGGTGCCAGACCTGGGCAACGGCACCTACAAAAACCCGGTGCTCTACGCCGACTACTCCGACCCCGACGCTATCCGGGTAGGGGAGGACTACTACCTGGTGTCGTCGAGCTTCAATAGCGTGCCGGGGCTGCAGATTTTGCATTCCAAAGATTTGGTAAACTGGTCGTTGGTCAGCGCGGTGTTCAGCGAGCAGCAGCCAGCCGAACGGTTTCAGAAACCTCAACATGGCGGAGGCGTGTGGGCGCCGGCCATTCGCTACCACAAAGGCCTCTACTACATCTACTACCCCGACCCCGACTTGGGTATCTTCGTGACCCGTGCCCAGCACCCAGCCGGTCCTTGGGAGCCACCTATCCTAGTAAAAGAGGCGAAAGGCTGGATTGACCCTTGCCCGTTCTGGGACGACAACGGTCGCGCCTACCTAGTACACGCCTTTGCTGGCTCGCGGGCGGGCTTCAAGAGCGTGCTGGCTGTCAGCGAGATGACGCCCGACGGGCTGCAACTACTAGGCGACGAGGTACTCGTGTTCGACGGGCACGCTAAGCATCCTACCCTGGAAGGCCCCAAGTTCTACAAGCGCAACGGCTACTACTACATTTTCGCGCCGGGCGGGGGCGTCGCGCCGGGCTGGCAAGTGGTGCTGCGCTCCAAAAACGTGTTTGGTCCGTACGAGGACCGTATTGTGTTGGCGCAGGGAAACACGCCCGTTAACGGCCCGCACCAGGGTGCCTGGGTCGATACCAACACCGGCCAGGACTGGTTTCTGCACTTTCAGGACCAGGGTGCCTATGGCCGTGTGGTGCATTTGCAGCCCATGCGCTGGCTGAACGACTGGCCCATCATCGGTGACGACCCCGACGGCGACGGTACCGGCCAGCCCGTTCTAACGCACAAAAAGCCGGTCATCAAAGGCAAAGCGCAGCCCCTGACTACACCTGCTACCTCCGATGAGTTCGACACACCCGAGCTGGGCCTACAGTGGCAGTGGCACGCCAACCCGCAGGCCGGTTGGGCCTTCCCAATGCCTGCGCAAAGCCAGCTGCGCCTCTACACGGTGCCGATGCCCACTGACCTCAAGAACTTCTGGCAAGTTCCCAACCTGCTGCTGCAAAAGCTGCCCGCCGAAACCTTTACCACTACTACCAAAGTCACCTTCACGCCGCGGCTGGAAGGGGAGAAGGTAGGGCTGGTAATGATGGGACTGGACTACGCCTACCTGTCGCTGACCAACGAAAATGGCCAGCTCCGGGTCAGCCAGACTACCTGCAGCAATGCTGATAAGCTAACGCCTGAAACCACGGCAGCTCCGGTAACTACGTTACCAGCTGGCCAGCCCGTGTACCTGCGCGTGGCCGTGCGCCCCGGCGCTAAGTGCCAGTTCAGCTACAGCACTGACGGCAACACGTTTCAGATGATAGGGAACGAGTTTCAGGCGCGAGAAGGCCGTTGGATCGGCGCCAAAATGGGCCTATTTGCCCTCCGCCCAGGCCAAACCAACGACGCCGGCAGCATGGACGTGGACTGGTTTCGGGTGGAGTAG
- a CDS encoding SDR family NAD(P)-dependent oxidoreductase, giving the protein MENKKIALVSGGNKGIGLAIVRGLLQAGCQVYLGAREVAKGQQAAAELAAEGDVRVIELDLNNQATLDAATARVQREVGHLDILVNNAGINVAGDGLPSTAAIQSVEQVLQTNFVGTLAVTQAFLPLLRQAAAGRIVNVSSPLGSLTLSSQNDWGLLGYSASKAALNMLTVQLAHELRDTAIKINSASPGYTATDLNDFAGTDTPEQGAAEAIRLALLPADGPSGTSSSSAASLPW; this is encoded by the coding sequence ATGGAAAACAAGAAAATTGCGCTGGTTTCAGGCGGTAACAAAGGTATTGGGCTGGCTATTGTACGCGGGCTGTTACAGGCAGGCTGCCAGGTGTATCTGGGGGCACGCGAGGTGGCGAAAGGTCAGCAAGCCGCGGCAGAATTGGCAGCGGAAGGTGACGTGCGAGTTATTGAACTGGACCTGAACAACCAAGCAACGCTCGATGCCGCCACTGCTCGCGTGCAGCGTGAGGTAGGCCACCTAGATATCCTGGTGAACAATGCGGGTATCAACGTGGCAGGTGACGGCTTACCCAGCACGGCAGCTATCCAAAGCGTGGAACAGGTGCTGCAAACCAATTTCGTGGGCACTTTGGCGGTTACCCAGGCCTTTTTGCCACTGCTTCGGCAGGCTGCGGCGGGGCGCATTGTCAACGTGTCCAGTCCGTTGGGTTCACTCACGCTCAGCAGCCAAAACGACTGGGGCTTGCTAGGATACTCTGCTTCCAAAGCCGCGCTGAACATGCTCACCGTGCAATTAGCGCATGAACTGCGGGATACGGCCATCAAAATCAACTCAGCTAGCCCCGGCTACACGGCCACGGATTTGAACGACTTCGCGGGCACCGATACTCCCGAACAAGGTGCGGCGGAGGCCATCCGGCTGGCCTTGTTGCCTGCTGATGGCCCCTCGGGCACAAGCTCTTCTTCCGCAGCCTCCCTACCCTGGTGA
- a CDS encoding helix-turn-helix domain-containing protein yields MTPTSLAAFYAACAPTPETAAGVLPPPDMAQGVGHFNVFPLADLREAPPMPFTRRAYYKIVLCRNRSQVEYADRDPHSAPNTLFLVTPRVPYQWLPLTETPEGYCCLFDDAFLLPARTGVSVAELPIFQPEAYPVWEATEAECEAVEAIFHKMARELTSDYAFKHDLLRTYVWELIHLVQKLQPAPTRLATHSAAERIAAQFADLLDRQFPRQSPQPPLRLRTAADYATQLAVHVNHLNRALKEVTDCTTTALLGQRLLQEAKLLLRQTNWSISEIADSLGFADVAHFCTFFKRHAAQTPGDFRSTVVFEI; encoded by the coding sequence ATGACACCAACCTCTTTGGCTGCTTTTTATGCCGCTTGCGCCCCAACGCCGGAGACAGCAGCCGGTGTTCTGCCGCCGCCGGATATGGCGCAGGGGGTCGGCCATTTCAACGTCTTCCCGCTAGCCGACCTTCGGGAAGCGCCGCCTATGCCGTTTACCCGGCGTGCCTACTACAAAATCGTGCTTTGCCGCAACCGCAGCCAAGTGGAATACGCCGACCGCGACCCGCACAGCGCGCCCAATACCTTGTTTCTGGTGACGCCGCGCGTGCCCTACCAATGGCTACCACTCACGGAGACGCCCGAAGGCTACTGCTGCCTTTTCGACGACGCCTTTTTGCTACCCGCCCGCACCGGGGTATCCGTGGCAGAACTCCCTATTTTTCAACCTGAAGCCTACCCTGTATGGGAAGCAACCGAGGCCGAATGCGAAGCAGTTGAAGCTATTTTCCACAAAATGGCACGCGAACTCACCTCCGACTATGCCTTCAAACACGACTTGCTGCGCACGTACGTGTGGGAGCTGATTCATCTGGTGCAGAAGCTGCAGCCCGCTCCCACCCGGCTGGCCACGCACAGCGCCGCCGAAAGAATAGCCGCCCAATTTGCCGACCTGCTAGACCGGCAGTTTCCTCGCCAGAGCCCGCAACCGCCCTTGCGCCTGCGCACTGCTGCCGATTATGCCACCCAACTAGCTGTGCACGTCAACCACCTCAACCGGGCGCTGAAGGAAGTAACCGACTGCACCACCACGGCCCTGCTGGGCCAACGCTTGTTGCAGGAAGCCAAACTATTGCTGCGGCAAACAAACTGGAGCATCTCAGAAATTGCCGATAGCCTGGGCTTTGCTGATGTAGCCCATTTCTGTACGTTTTTTAAACGACACGCCGCCCAAACGCCAGGCGATTTTCGCAGCACAGTGGTGTTTGAAATATAA
- a CDS encoding acetyl-CoA carboxylase carboxyltransferase subunit alpha → MLLDFEQPIAALEGKLREMQQLADDSQVDVSEAVAALEAKIKALKKETYANLTRWQRVQLSRHPDRPYTLEYIEGMTDKFIELHGDRTVADDKAMVGGFAELGGRSVMFIGQQKGHNTKQRQFRNFGMPNPEGYRKALRLMKLAEKFNKPIITLIDTPGAFPGLEAEERGQGEAIARNLKEMFLLKVPVICVIIGEGASGGALGIAIGDRVLMLENTWYSVISPESCSSILWRSWNYKEQAAEALKLTATDMLGNKLIDGIIKEPLGGAHIAPDKMIATLKKTLLKTLDELEAIPHEERISQRIDKFSAMGVVVE, encoded by the coding sequence ATGCTCCTCGATTTCGAACAACCCATTGCTGCCCTCGAAGGCAAGCTCCGCGAAATGCAACAACTGGCCGACGACAGCCAGGTAGATGTATCGGAGGCGGTAGCCGCCCTGGAAGCCAAAATAAAGGCCCTCAAAAAGGAAACCTACGCCAACCTCACCCGCTGGCAGCGCGTGCAGCTCTCGCGCCACCCCGACCGACCCTATACCCTGGAGTACATCGAGGGGATGACCGACAAATTCATTGAGCTACACGGCGACCGAACCGTGGCTGACGACAAGGCCATGGTAGGCGGTTTTGCCGAGCTAGGCGGCCGTTCCGTGATGTTTATCGGGCAGCAAAAGGGGCACAATACCAAGCAACGGCAGTTTCGCAACTTCGGAATGCCCAACCCCGAGGGCTACCGCAAGGCCCTGCGCCTGATGAAGCTGGCCGAGAAGTTTAATAAGCCCATCATCACTCTCATCGACACGCCCGGCGCTTTCCCCGGTTTGGAGGCCGAAGAGCGGGGCCAGGGGGAGGCCATTGCCCGCAACCTCAAGGAAATGTTCCTGCTGAAGGTGCCCGTTATTTGCGTCATCATCGGCGAGGGCGCATCGGGCGGGGCCTTGGGTATTGCCATCGGTGACCGAGTTTTGATGTTGGAAAACACCTGGTATTCAGTGATTTCGCCCGAGTCGTGCTCCAGCATCTTGTGGCGCTCCTGGAACTACAAAGAGCAGGCAGCGGAGGCCCTCAAGCTCACGGCCACCGATATGCTGGGCAATAAGCTCATTGATGGCATTATCAAGGAGCCCCTGGGCGGTGCCCACATCGCCCCCGATAAGATGATTGCCACGCTCAAGAAAACCCTACTCAAAACCCTCGACGAGCTGGAAGCCATTCCGCACGAGGAGCGCATCAGCCAACGCATCGATAAGTTCTCGGCGATGGGCGTAGTGGTGGAGTAG